The Deltaproteobacteria bacterium region ACTGGACCGGGAGTATATCCTCCTCGCCCTGAAAAGTTCCCAGGGCAACATCAGCAAGGCGGCCCGGGAGCTGGGGATCAGTCGTGTGACCCTCCATGACATGCTGAAAAAATATGGGATTTCCGTCCGGGATGTGGAGTGCTGATTCTTCCCCGGGACGATGGGGTGAGGGGAGGTTGAGACGAACGATGAAAACGATTGAAACCGTATCCGAAATACAGAATGCCGCCCTTTCGTTGCGGGCGGCGGGACGGACCCTCGGTCTGGTTCCCACCATGGGGGCCTTTCATGAAGGGCACCTTTCCCTCATGCGGGCCGCCCGGGCGGAAAACGACGAGGTGATCGTGAGTCTCTTCGTCAATCCGGCCCAGTTCGGGCCTCGGGAGGACCTGGAACGGTATCCCCGGAATCTCGGACGGGATATCGAACTGGCCCAGGGGGAAGGGGTCGACATCCTCTTCCTCCCGCCGGCGGAGGAGGTCTATCCGGAAGGTTTCTGTACGGAAGTCACGGTGAAGGGGCTGTCCGACCGTCTCTGCGGAGAGAACCGTCCCGGCCATTTTCAGGGGGTGACCACGGTGGTGGCGAAGCTCTTCCACCTCACTTGCCCGCATCGGGCCTATTTCGGTCTCAAGGATTTTCAGCAGAGCGTGGTGATCCGACGAATGGTGGAGGACCTGAATTTCAACCTTGAG contains the following coding sequences:
- a CDS encoding pantoate--beta-alanine ligase; its protein translation is MKTIETVSEIQNAALSLRAAGRTLGLVPTMGAFHEGHLSLMRAARAENDEVIVSLFVNPAQFGPREDLERYPRNLGRDIELAQGEGVDILFLPPAEEVYPEGFCTEVTVKGLSDRLCGENRPGHFQGVTTVVAKLFHLTCPHRAYFGLKDFQQSVVIRRMVEDLNFNLEIVTLPTVRESDGLAMSSRNAYLPEEDRKAARCLKEALDLAAHQIGEGERNADTLRGTIRERLGREKGVEIDYVSIADPSTLQEVSVLSGETVIALAVRIGGTRLIDNMLVQP